From the genome of Bosea sp. Tri-49, one region includes:
- a CDS encoding LysR substrate-binding domain-containing protein, whose product MIDAVHAAGAKGLPMLRNIDIDLLRSFVIIAELRSFTRAAAALNRTQSTISTQVRKLEEIAGQTLLQRSPQEVLLTRAGEDFLGYARRIVALHDEALDVVRAQSVSGRVRLAVMDDYATIVLPETLARFARSHPEVELEVTTGFTRDLLASLGEAFDLVLATQKAGDGSGEVLRTERTAWAWSDRHDFPPVGPLPLALLKAPNMYREWALAALNEAGRPWRILFSSSSIGAVEAVAAAGAALTVVKAGTAREGLRLLGEAEGLPALPASEIALHLAPGRPTPAVRALAGFLAEALRAEG is encoded by the coding sequence ATGATCGACGCTGTCCATGCTGCGGGCGCGAAAGGCCTGCCAATGCTGCGCAATATCGACATCGACCTGCTGCGCTCCTTCGTCATCATCGCTGAGCTGCGCTCCTTCACCCGCGCCGCAGCGGCCTTGAATCGTACCCAGTCAACGATCTCGACGCAGGTACGGAAGCTCGAGGAGATCGCCGGCCAGACCTTGCTGCAGCGCTCGCCGCAGGAAGTGCTCTTGACCCGCGCCGGCGAGGATTTCCTCGGCTACGCCCGCCGCATCGTCGCGCTCCATGACGAGGCGCTCGACGTCGTCCGTGCCCAGAGCGTGTCCGGCCGGGTCCGGCTCGCGGTGATGGACGACTACGCCACCATCGTCCTGCCTGAGACGCTCGCCCGCTTCGCCCGCTCCCACCCCGAGGTCGAGCTCGAGGTCACCACCGGCTTCACCCGCGACCTGCTCGCCAGTCTCGGCGAGGCCTTCGACCTTGTGCTGGCGACGCAGAAGGCCGGCGATGGCAGCGGCGAGGTCCTGCGCACCGAGCGCACCGCCTGGGCCTGGTCCGATCGGCACGATTTTCCACCCGTCGGCCCTTTGCCACTCGCGCTGCTGAAGGCGCCGAACATGTATCGCGAATGGGCGCTTGCGGCGCTGAACGAGGCCGGTCGGCCCTGGCGCATCCTGTTCTCGTCGTCCAGCATCGGCGCAGTCGAAGCTGTCGCCGCTGCCGGCGCAGCACTGACCGTGGTCAAGGCCGGCACGGCGCGGGAGGGACTGCGCCTGCTCGGAGAGGCGGAAGGCCTGCCTGCTTTGCCGGCTTCAGAGATCGCACTGCATCTCGCGCCGGGGCGACCGACGCCGGCGGTGCGGGCGCTCGCTGGGTTTCTGGCGGAGGCGTTGCGGGCGGAGGGGTAG
- a CDS encoding ethanolamine utilization protein translates to MNVRKFAIADASLERSPGQQAEMYVGNLVDERHGGPITIGYGRYAPGQSLTETMAVDDVMVLLEGRLSVSTDAGTVTAGPGEIVYMPKGEEVTIRSHEEGAVTAYVTYPHWRPAHA, encoded by the coding sequence ATGAATGTCCGCAAGTTCGCCATCGCCGATGCATCCCTGGAGCGTTCCCCTGGGCAGCAGGCAGAGATGTACGTCGGAAATCTGGTCGACGAGCGTCATGGCGGGCCGATCACCATCGGGTATGGGCGCTACGCGCCTGGCCAAAGCCTCACCGAGACGATGGCGGTCGACGACGTCATGGTCCTTCTGGAAGGGCGGCTTTCGGTCTCGACGGACGCGGGCACGGTCACTGCTGGCCCCGGCGAGATCGTCTACATGCCCAAGGGTGAAGAGGTGACGATTCGATCGCACGAAGAGGGGGCGGTTACCGCCTATGTCACCTATCCGCATTGGCGTCCGGCGCACGCCTAG
- the fhuF gene encoding siderophore-iron reductase FhuF, translated as MIPAFASLFSGDLAVYGDRFALASDLAPSSPGSDLVDPGRLAELLARFASRRYPGADRRAVASLWAKQHFATLLPPVLAIALLAEHEVDVGIDAIGCIFSDEGVTQSIHLRDAGKPAAPADAFQRFLPLMDGHLVPVITAFAAVSGVSRKVLWSNAGNMVDFIVRRVEQAVGARPAVEDALTLMATRRLPDGRPNPLFDPVRYPDDGGGPKRVRKVCCIRYLIPELGYCSTCPLPEARP; from the coding sequence ATGATCCCGGCTTTCGCCTCACTCTTCAGCGGCGACCTCGCCGTCTATGGCGACAGGTTCGCACTGGCGAGCGACCTTGCTCCATCCTCGCCGGGCAGCGATCTTGTCGATCCCGGGCGCCTGGCGGAACTGCTGGCCCGTTTCGCCAGCCGGCGCTATCCCGGCGCCGACCGCCGAGCGGTGGCTTCGCTTTGGGCCAAGCAGCATTTCGCGACGCTGTTGCCGCCCGTCCTGGCGATCGCCCTGCTCGCCGAGCATGAGGTCGATGTCGGCATCGACGCGATCGGCTGCATCTTCTCCGACGAGGGCGTGACGCAATCGATCCATCTGCGCGACGCAGGCAAGCCCGCGGCCCCGGCAGACGCCTTCCAGCGCTTCCTGCCGCTGATGGACGGGCATCTCGTTCCCGTGATTACGGCCTTCGCCGCCGTGAGCGGCGTCTCGCGCAAGGTGCTCTGGAGCAATGCGGGCAACATGGTCGACTTCATCGTCAGGCGTGTCGAGCAAGCGGTCGGCGCCCGGCCAGCGGTGGAGGATGCGCTGACGCTGATGGCGACGAGGCGGTTGCCGGACGGCAGGCCCAACCCGCTGTTCGACCCTGTCCGCTATCCCGACGATGGCGGCGGCCCGAAGCGGGTGCGGAAGGTCTGCTGCATCCGCTATCTCATTCCCGAGCTCGGCTATTGCTCGACCTGCCCGCTGCCGGAGGCGAGACCATGA
- the fhuB gene encoding Fe(3+)-hydroxamate ABC transporter permease FhuB, translating into MADVSAARRLSLAAALAAGAAGLFWLVLAGAATPGQRWIALWSPLADDLRQLFVHHSMLPRLIVGLLCGAALGLAGALFQQVLRNPLAEPGTLGVFAGAKLALAATTLWAPSLFSYGFEAVAVIGGGASMALVMLLAWRQRFDPLALILAGLVVTIYLGGINAMLALFHQEALRDLFVWQAGSLNQNNWLAVRTLLPPVVVAAGLAALLIRPLTVLALHDDVARAMGLSLPLTRVAALSLAVLLSALVVAHVGVVGFIGLAGPLLAQLTSARRLGSRLVWSAAFGALLLSLADQALQALGPSLDLPTGTMTSLIGAGLLLWMLPRLRTGHDPRARSEPISMRLGRPWLLILCALPVLALSVWIALSLARVPEGWHWSSLPELPAYLPWRGARVAGALAAGALFGMSGTLLQRLTGNAMASPELLGISSGAALGLIMVLFVAVQPTTALTLAAATSGAFAVLALMLWLGRRSALSPEHVLLTGVALSTLVSALTATLLATGDPRMIVVLNWMAGSTYRVTSEQALIAAAMVALLLATSPLMARWLTILPLGETTSRSVGVPLAWSRFAVLLATAAATATGTLIVGPLSFVGLMAPHAVRLLGFRQPLPQLVAAAILGALLMVLADLAGRIVAFPWQIPAGLVATFLGGSYFIALMWRQR; encoded by the coding sequence ATGGCTGACGTCAGCGCCGCAAGGCGGCTATCGCTGGCCGCGGCCTTGGCGGCCGGCGCGGCTGGCCTGTTCTGGCTCGTGCTGGCGGGCGCCGCCACGCCGGGACAGCGCTGGATAGCACTCTGGTCGCCGCTCGCGGACGACCTGCGTCAGCTCTTCGTGCACCACAGCATGCTGCCGCGCCTGATCGTCGGCTTGCTCTGCGGCGCCGCGCTCGGGCTCGCTGGAGCACTGTTCCAGCAGGTGCTGCGCAATCCGCTGGCGGAGCCAGGCACGCTCGGCGTCTTCGCCGGCGCCAAGCTCGCGCTGGCAGCCACGACGCTCTGGGCACCGAGCCTGTTCAGCTACGGCTTCGAAGCTGTCGCCGTCATCGGCGGCGGCGCCTCCATGGCGCTGGTCATGCTGCTCGCCTGGCGCCAGCGCTTCGATCCCCTCGCGCTGATCCTCGCCGGCCTTGTCGTCACGATCTATCTCGGCGGCATCAACGCCATGCTGGCACTGTTCCACCAGGAAGCGCTGCGCGATCTCTTCGTCTGGCAGGCCGGATCGCTCAACCAGAACAACTGGCTGGCCGTGCGGACCTTGCTGCCTCCCGTCGTGGTCGCTGCCGGGCTCGCAGCCCTGCTGATACGGCCGCTGACGGTCCTGGCGTTGCATGATGATGTCGCGCGCGCCATGGGCCTGTCGTTGCCGCTGACCCGGGTTGCCGCCTTGAGCCTGGCGGTGCTGCTCTCGGCGCTCGTCGTCGCGCATGTCGGCGTGGTCGGCTTCATCGGCCTCGCCGGTCCGCTGCTGGCGCAGCTAACGAGCGCGAGGCGATTAGGCTCCCGTCTGGTCTGGAGCGCTGCTTTCGGTGCGCTGCTGCTCAGCCTTGCCGATCAAGCGCTGCAGGCGCTGGGCCCGTCGCTCGACCTGCCGACCGGCACGATGACCTCACTGATCGGAGCGGGCCTGCTGCTCTGGATGCTGCCGCGGCTGCGCACCGGCCACGATCCCCGCGCGCGGAGCGAGCCGATCTCCATGCGGCTCGGGCGGCCATGGCTGCTGATCCTCTGCGCCCTGCCAGTGCTCGCCTTGAGCGTCTGGATAGCCTTGTCGCTGGCGCGCGTGCCGGAGGGTTGGCACTGGAGCAGTCTCCCCGAATTGCCAGCCTATTTGCCATGGCGCGGGGCACGCGTCGCCGGGGCGCTGGCGGCCGGCGCCCTCTTCGGCATGTCCGGCACGCTGCTCCAGCGCCTGACCGGCAATGCCATGGCGAGCCCGGAATTGCTCGGCATCTCGTCCGGCGCCGCACTCGGCCTGATCATGGTGCTCTTCGTCGCCGTGCAGCCGACGACGGCGCTGACCCTGGCGGCGGCGACGTCGGGAGCCTTCGCCGTGCTCGCCCTGATGCTCTGGCTCGGCCGGCGCTCGGCCTTGTCGCCCGAGCATGTCCTCCTGACCGGTGTCGCGTTGAGCACCCTGGTTTCGGCGTTGACGGCGACATTGCTGGCGACCGGCGATCCGCGCATGATCGTCGTTCTCAACTGGATGGCGGGATCGACTTATCGCGTCACGTCCGAGCAGGCGCTGATTGCCGCGGCGATGGTCGCACTTCTCCTTGCGACGTCACCGCTGATGGCGCGCTGGCTGACTATTCTGCCGCTCGGCGAGACCACCTCGCGCTCGGTCGGCGTCCCGCTGGCTTGGTCGCGATTTGCCGTCCTGCTGGCGACCGCGGCGGCCACGGCCACGGGAACGCTAATCGTCGGTCCCTTGAGCTTCGTCGGCCTGATGGCGCCCCACGCCGTCCGCCTGCTCGGCTTCCGCCAGCCGCTGCCGCAGCTCGTCGCAGCGGCGATCCTGGGAGCACTGCTGATGGTATTGGCCGACCTCGCCGGCCGCATCGTTGCCTTTCCCTGGCAGATACCGGCGGGGCTGGTCGCGACTTTTCTCGGCGGCAGCTATTTCATCGCGCTGATGTGGAGACAGCGATGA
- a CDS encoding ABC transporter substrate-binding protein, whose amino-acid sequence MLSRRTLLAAGAAAFMPAAALAREGSPRIVSMDLSFTEMLLALGAQPTAIANVPLYQRLVSVPAAPADAVDLGPLTEPNLELLQYLKPDLILAASWQASALQPLERIAPVTWLPTFARGQGPLDFTRELLARIAGLARRQAEAEALQREADAALAEATKRLRSHAGRPAYLLRFAEDGRRTAIFGDASMVGDVLVRTGLRNAFTGRANIWGTASIGIERLVEAPDALIIHFERGAETVRAMKRLAESPIWNALPAVRAGRVLGMPVIYPNGGTVSVTRFARQLADVLSGTAASHG is encoded by the coding sequence GTGCTCTCCCGGCGCACGCTCCTGGCGGCCGGCGCGGCGGCGTTCATGCCGGCCGCCGCTCTGGCGCGCGAGGGCAGTCCGCGCATCGTCTCGATGGACCTCTCCTTCACCGAGATGCTGCTGGCGCTGGGAGCGCAACCGACGGCCATCGCCAATGTGCCGCTCTACCAGCGGCTGGTCAGCGTTCCGGCCGCGCCGGCCGATGCTGTCGATCTCGGGCCGCTGACCGAGCCGAACCTCGAATTGCTGCAGTATCTCAAGCCCGACCTGATCCTCGCCGCGTCGTGGCAGGCTTCGGCGCTGCAACCGCTCGAACGCATCGCGCCGGTGACCTGGCTGCCGACCTTCGCGCGCGGCCAGGGTCCGCTCGATTTCACGCGCGAGCTCCTCGCGCGCATCGCCGGGCTCGCCCGCCGCCAGGCGGAGGCCGAGGCGCTGCAACGCGAGGCCGATGCGGCGTTGGCGGAGGCGACCAAGCGCTTGCGGAGCCATGCCGGCCGCCCGGCCTATCTGCTTCGCTTCGCCGAGGATGGCCGGCGCACCGCGATCTTCGGCGATGCCAGCATGGTCGGCGACGTGCTCGTCCGGACGGGCCTGCGCAATGCCTTCACCGGGCGCGCCAATATCTGGGGCACGGCCTCGATCGGGATCGAGCGGCTGGTCGAAGCGCCCGACGCCCTGATCATCCATTTCGAGCGCGGCGCCGAGACCGTGCGCGCCATGAAACGGCTGGCCGAGAGCCCGATCTGGAACGCACTGCCGGCCGTGCGCGCTGGGCGCGTGCTCGGCATGCCGGTGATTTATCCCAATGGCGGCACGGTCTCGGTGACACGCTTCGCCAGGCAACTCGCCGACGTGCTCTCGGGGACGGCGGCGTCGCATGGCTGA
- a CDS encoding TonB-dependent siderophore receptor, translating into MRTRRTLTHWDGAQMARPGWCKRVAMVTGGAVRKATFRALRAAAVGVSLAAVTVAATAPAAAQQRRAMAISVPAGPLEQALLMLGKQAGLRLVFPTPLTKGKTTSGVAGEITPEAAVATLLAGTGLTYRFTAPGSVTIERPGVAAAYSQAGGQVSLDTIEVQGETAWGPVNGYVATRSASGSKTDTPLLETPQSISIVTRDQIRNTGAKSVADSLSYTAGVTSQSSLFTRIADDFMVRGFNVATGNTGNLRDGMKLQSNVYDGSQEPYGMERVEVLKGAASVLYGQLSPGGAINAISKRPTPARFGEVNLEYGSYNRRQISADLGGPLTADGQFSYRLTGLVRKSETQVDHVKDDKIYIAPALTWAPSAATSLTLLGYYQRVRTRFAPPMPYANTRFNQIPRNLFIGEPNYDRYDGDQYALGYLFEHSFSDSLKLRQSLRYFHADLAWDYLTFGSLAANGRTLNRGVSDRDETSTGFTTDTSLEAKFDTGPVKHTLVGGLDTYRRTYDSHRRNGTVGPLRDIYAPVYGTTYPTLNTVDTGTDNLSNQYGVYLQDQIKIADRLVVVLGGRHDWADTRIRRYANNTTVKFDDSAFTGRAGLVYLFDNGFAPYVSYSQSFEPQIQTDRFGNAFKPTEGEQYEAGIRYQPPGTNLLFSAAVYDLKQKNALTPDPVAPFAFSVQTGEVRSRGVELEAKASFDRLNLVAAYSYTDARTTKSNDPTALGQRVELVPYHSVALWADYELSGIGLPGLRLGGGVRYLSGTNLIGFAYDVPGRTVVDAMLSYEFEKLTPALKGMVLQVSAKNLLDKQYMTCAGSTGCRYGDPRTVSASLSYRW; encoded by the coding sequence GTGCGGACGCGTCGGACTCTTACCCATTGGGACGGCGCGCAGATGGCGCGCCCGGGCTGGTGCAAGAGGGTCGCGATGGTGACGGGTGGCGCGGTGCGCAAGGCTACATTCAGGGCGCTGCGAGCCGCGGCGGTGGGCGTGTCGCTGGCGGCGGTGACGGTTGCTGCCACCGCTCCGGCCGCTGCGCAACAGCGCCGGGCGATGGCGATCTCGGTGCCGGCCGGCCCGCTCGAACAGGCTCTGCTCATGCTCGGCAAGCAAGCCGGCTTGCGCCTCGTGTTCCCGACTCCGCTGACGAAGGGCAAGACCACCTCCGGGGTAGCGGGAGAGATCACGCCGGAAGCCGCCGTCGCGACCCTGCTGGCCGGCACAGGGCTGACCTATCGTTTCACGGCGCCTGGCAGTGTGACCATCGAGCGGCCCGGCGTCGCTGCCGCCTATTCGCAGGCGGGCGGACAGGTCTCGCTCGATACCATCGAGGTGCAGGGCGAGACGGCCTGGGGGCCGGTCAACGGCTATGTCGCGACGCGTAGCGCCAGCGGCAGCAAGACCGACACGCCGCTGCTCGAGACGCCGCAGTCGATCTCGATCGTTACCCGCGACCAGATCCGCAACACCGGAGCAAAGTCGGTCGCGGACTCGCTGAGCTATACCGCCGGCGTCACGTCGCAATCCTCGCTCTTCACCCGCATCGCCGACGATTTCATGGTCCGCGGTTTCAATGTCGCCACCGGCAATACCGGCAACCTGCGCGACGGGATGAAACTGCAATCGAACGTCTATGACGGCAGCCAGGAGCCTTACGGGATGGAGCGCGTCGAGGTGCTGAAAGGCGCTGCCTCGGTGCTCTATGGGCAACTCTCCCCGGGCGGCGCGATCAACGCGATCAGCAAGCGCCCGACGCCGGCCCGCTTCGGCGAGGTCAATCTCGAATATGGCAGCTACAACCGGCGCCAGATCTCGGCCGATCTCGGCGGCCCGCTGACCGCAGACGGCCAGTTCTCCTACCGGCTCACCGGCCTGGTGCGGAAATCGGAGACGCAGGTCGACCATGTCAAGGACGACAAGATCTATATCGCGCCGGCCCTGACCTGGGCGCCTAGCGCTGCGACCTCCTTGACTCTGCTCGGGTATTACCAGCGGGTCCGGACGCGCTTTGCGCCGCCGATGCCCTATGCCAACACGCGCTTCAACCAGATCCCGCGCAACCTCTTCATCGGCGAGCCGAACTATGACCGCTACGACGGCGATCAATATGCGCTCGGCTACCTGTTCGAGCACAGCTTCAGCGACAGCCTGAAGCTCCGCCAAAGCCTGCGCTATTTCCACGCCGACCTGGCCTGGGACTATCTGACGTTCGGCAGCCTCGCCGCCAATGGCCGCACGCTCAACCGCGGCGTCAGCGACCGCGACGAGACCTCGACCGGCTTCACCACCGACACCTCGCTGGAAGCCAAGTTCGACACCGGTCCGGTCAAGCATACGCTGGTCGGAGGGCTCGACACCTACCGGCGCACTTACGACTCGCACAGGCGGAACGGCACTGTCGGGCCGCTACGCGACATCTACGCGCCAGTTTACGGCACGACGTATCCGACGCTGAACACGGTCGACACCGGCACCGACAATCTCAGCAACCAGTACGGCGTCTATCTGCAGGACCAGATCAAGATCGCCGACAGACTGGTGGTCGTCCTTGGCGGCCGGCATGACTGGGCTGACACCCGCATCCGCAGATACGCCAACAACACCACCGTGAAGTTCGACGACAGCGCCTTCACCGGCCGCGCCGGCCTTGTCTATCTCTTTGACAACGGCTTTGCGCCCTATGTCAGCTACAGCCAGTCCTTCGAGCCGCAGATCCAGACGGACAGGTTCGGCAACGCCTTCAAGCCGACCGAGGGCGAGCAGTACGAGGCCGGCATTCGCTACCAGCCGCCGGGCACGAACCTCCTGTTCAGCGCGGCGGTCTACGACCTCAAGCAGAAGAACGCGCTGACACCGGACCCGGTGGCGCCGTTCGCCTTCTCGGTCCAGACCGGCGAGGTGCGCTCGCGCGGGGTCGAGCTTGAGGCCAAGGCCAGTTTCGACCGGTTGAATCTCGTCGCCGCCTATTCCTATACCGATGCGCGGACCACCAAGAGCAACGATCCCACCGCTCTTGGGCAGCGGGTCGAGTTGGTGCCCTATCACTCCGTCGCACTCTGGGCCGATTACGAGCTCTCAGGTATCGGCTTGCCGGGCCTTCGGCTCGGCGGCGGCGTGCGCTATCTCAGCGGCACCAACCTGATCGGCTTCGCCTATGACGTGCCGGGCCGCACCGTCGTCGACGCGATGCTGAGCTATGAGTTCGAGAAGCTCACGCCGGCGCTCAAGGGCATGGTGCTGCAGGTCTCGGCCAAGAACCTGCTCGACAAGCAGTACATGACCTGCGCCGGTTCGACCGGCTGCCGCTACGGCGATCCGCGCACCGTCTCGGCCTCGCTCAGCTATCGCTGGTAA
- a CDS encoding FecR family protein has translation MAEPDDRSQEERRSEEAAGWVARLQSSDATAADREGFAAWCARDPKNAEAYQDLSALWGELKDAPVPSNRLRKLRAARRARTAAGLGVLLLAATGLGVSQSGWVDRLQADHSTGVGEIRSVALPDGSRAILNTDTALRLRFDGSRRQVELLRGEAYFEVAPMPARPFVAVGETLEATALGTRFAMQLAHDDHGPDVAVEEGRVAVRSGQAQAELRAGDEATVGSDGRLVLSRPDVAEQIAWKDGKLVFSDRPLAEVLATLSRYRRGRILVLDERAARQRISGVFDVADTDDALATLEASLPVSITRLTGLMVIVRSH, from the coding sequence ATGGCTGAACCGGACGATCGATCGCAGGAGGAGCGCCGCAGCGAAGAGGCTGCCGGATGGGTCGCGCGCCTGCAGTCGAGCGATGCGACGGCGGCCGACCGGGAGGGGTTCGCCGCCTGGTGCGCCCGCGATCCGAAGAACGCGGAGGCTTATCAGGACCTCTCCGCGCTCTGGGGTGAGCTCAAGGATGCCCCTGTCCCCAGCAACCGCCTGCGAAAACTGCGCGCTGCGCGTCGTGCGCGGACCGCTGCGGGCCTGGGAGTGCTCTTGCTGGCCGCGACTGGGCTGGGCGTTTCGCAGTCGGGATGGGTCGATCGGCTTCAGGCCGATCACAGCACGGGCGTCGGCGAGATCCGGAGCGTCGCGCTGCCGGACGGGTCACGAGCAATCCTCAACACCGATACGGCGCTGCGCCTGCGTTTCGATGGCTCACGCCGCCAGGTCGAGCTCTTGCGTGGCGAAGCCTATTTCGAGGTTGCGCCGATGCCGGCCCGTCCCTTCGTCGCGGTGGGCGAGACGCTCGAAGCGACAGCGCTAGGGACCCGCTTTGCAATGCAGCTGGCGCATGACGATCACGGGCCCGACGTCGCAGTCGAGGAGGGCCGCGTCGCCGTGCGTAGCGGGCAAGCGCAGGCCGAGTTGCGAGCAGGCGACGAAGCGACTGTTGGCAGCGATGGCCGACTCGTCCTCTCGCGTCCTGACGTCGCGGAGCAGATTGCCTGGAAGGATGGCAAGCTCGTCTTTTCCGATCGTCCATTGGCGGAGGTTCTGGCAACGCTCAGCCGTTATCGGAGAGGGCGCATCCTCGTCCTCGACGAACGCGCCGCCCGCCAGCGGATCTCAGGTGTCTTCGATGTCGCCGACACCGACGACGCCTTGGCGACGCTTGAGGCCAGCCTGCCGGTCAGCATCACGCGCCTGACCGGCCTGATGGTGATCGTGCGCTCCCACTGA
- a CDS encoding RNA polymerase sigma factor gives MNVAAFEILHRVEEGRLRRFFMRRLRNREDAADATQETFVRLLDIAPRTVIENPQAYLFQIAKSVARASTQRTRLDNALFLVDAQVEDRAEEAPGPERVVQSRQALLMMAAAIEALPPRCQEVFILSRLHGLANGEIAQLLGVSRNMVEKHIIKALLRCRDIRDEIFS, from the coding sequence ATGAATGTCGCTGCCTTCGAGATATTGCACCGCGTGGAGGAAGGGCGCCTGCGGCGCTTCTTCATGCGTCGTCTGCGCAACCGCGAGGATGCGGCGGACGCGACGCAGGAAACCTTCGTGCGCCTGCTCGACATCGCGCCGCGTACGGTCATCGAGAACCCGCAGGCCTATCTCTTCCAGATCGCAAAATCGGTGGCGCGGGCGAGCACGCAGCGGACGCGGCTCGACAATGCGCTGTTCCTCGTGGATGCGCAGGTCGAGGATCGTGCGGAGGAGGCGCCGGGCCCCGAACGCGTCGTCCAGAGCAGGCAGGCTCTCCTGATGATGGCAGCGGCCATCGAGGCGCTTCCGCCCCGCTGCCAGGAGGTTTTCATCCTGAGCCGCCTGCATGGCCTCGCCAATGGTGAGATCGCCCAGTTGCTGGGCGTCTCGCGCAACATGGTCGAGAAGCACATCATCAAGGCGTTGCTGCGCTGCCGCGACATCCGCGACGAGATTTTCTCCTGA
- a CDS encoding ABC transporter permease: MSAADTPVAIQPGGLWLAFTQNRLAWVGLVLLALIVLVALFAPWLAPHDPLEQNIVARLEPPSAEFWLGTDSYGRDVLSRLIYGARISLFVGFVAILIAMLVGTAIGVLAGYIGGVFDQLVMGVLDVLLAFPTLLLGLMIAAMLGASLENLIIAIAVTEVAPFARVARAPTITLRQRDFVEASRSYGCGPFRIMTRHILPNMISDVVVMSSLWLASAIRTEASLSFIGLGVPPPAPTWGAMIREGFENILDAWWLAVFPSLAILVTVLALNLLGDALRDASDPRSRAR, translated from the coding sequence ATGAGCGCCGCCGACACCCCAGTCGCGATCCAGCCCGGCGGCCTTTGGCTCGCCTTCACGCAGAACCGGCTCGCCTGGGTCGGGCTCGTCCTGCTGGCGCTGATCGTCCTCGTCGCGCTCTTCGCGCCCTGGCTCGCGCCGCATGATCCGCTCGAGCAGAACATCGTCGCGCGGCTCGAGCCGCCCTCGGCCGAATTCTGGCTCGGCACCGATTCCTATGGCCGCGACGTGCTCTCGCGATTGATCTACGGCGCGCGCATCTCGCTCTTCGTCGGCTTCGTCGCCATCCTGATCGCGATGCTGGTCGGCACGGCGATCGGCGTGCTCGCCGGCTATATCGGCGGCGTCTTCGACCAGCTCGTCATGGGCGTGCTCGACGTGCTGCTCGCCTTCCCGACCCTGCTGCTCGGCCTGATGATCGCGGCCATGCTCGGCGCCAGCCTGGAGAACCTGATCATCGCCATCGCGGTGACCGAGGTCGCGCCCTTCGCCCGCGTCGCCCGTGCGCCGACGATCACGCTGCGCCAGCGCGATTTCGTCGAGGCCAGTCGCTCCTATGGCTGCGGGCCGTTCCGGATCATGACGCGGCACATCCTGCCGAACATGATCTCGGACGTGGTGGTGATGAGCTCGCTCTGGCTGGCCTCGGCGATCCGCACCGAGGCCTCGCTCAGCTTCATCGGGCTCGGCGTGCCGCCGCCGGCGCCGACCTGGGGCGCCATGATCCGCGAGGGCTTCGAGAACATCCTGGACGCCTGGTGGCTCGCGGTCTTCCCGAGCCTTGCCATCCTCGTCACGGTGCTGGCGCTGAACCTGCTCGGCGATGCACTGCGCGACGCCTCGGACCCGCGCTCCCGCGCGCGGTAA
- a CDS encoding ABC transporter permease has translation MIGYLVRRILLAIPTLFVMLTAIFVLVRLVPGDAASVILGDQASAASLAALREKLGLDQPVHVQYLSFLGKILTGDFGQSLSSGRSVIREVLLVLPSTIELTVAAITIGLVFGLPLGIAAALARNGWVDYVSRVVSLVGLSFPAFVSGILMLIVFSIQLGWFPVLGNTSGAGSLNERMRALALPALNLGIIMTAYVMRVTRAAMLGVLTEDYIRTARAKGVGPTQLVVTHALRNGLIPIITVVGLYFGTLIGNSVLTEIIFNRPGLGKLIIGALNARDYTLLQGLMIIFAICVIVVNTLTDLAYGLVDPRVKYS, from the coding sequence ATGATCGGCTATCTGGTCAGGCGCATATTGCTCGCCATCCCCACGCTGTTCGTGATGCTGACGGCGATCTTCGTGCTGGTCCGCCTTGTGCCGGGCGATGCGGCCTCCGTCATCCTCGGCGACCAGGCCAGTGCCGCCTCGCTCGCCGCGCTCAGGGAAAAGCTCGGCCTCGACCAGCCGGTCCACGTCCAGTATCTCAGCTTCCTCGGCAAGATCCTGACCGGCGATTTCGGCCAGTCGCTGTCGAGCGGGCGCAGCGTCATCCGCGAGGTCCTGCTCGTCCTGCCCTCGACGATCGAACTGACTGTCGCCGCCATTACGATCGGCCTCGTCTTCGGCCTGCCGCTTGGCATCGCTGCCGCGCTCGCCCGCAATGGCTGGGTCGACTATGTCTCGCGCGTCGTCTCGCTGGTCGGCCTGTCCTTCCCGGCCTTCGTCTCCGGCATCCTGATGCTGATCGTGTTTTCGATCCAGCTCGGCTGGTTCCCGGTGCTCGGCAACACCAGCGGCGCCGGCAGCCTCAATGAGCGGATGCGGGCGCTGGCCCTGCCCGCGCTAAACCTCGGCATCATCATGACCGCCTATGTGATGCGGGTAACCCGCGCCGCGATGCTCGGCGTGCTCACCGAGGACTATATCCGCACCGCCCGCGCCAAGGGCGTCGGCCCGACCCAGCTCGTCGTCACCCATGCCCTGCGCAACGGCCTGATCCCGATCATCACCGTGGTCGGGCTCTATTTCGGCACGCTGATCGGCAATTCCGTGCTGACCGAGATCATCTTCAACCGGCCGGGCCTCGGCAAGCTGATCATCGGCGCGCTCAATGCCCGCGACTACACCCTGCTGCAGGGGCTGATGATCATCTTCGCGATCTGCGTGATCGTCGTGAACACGCTGACCGATCTCGCCTACGGCCTCGTCGATCCCAGGGTGAAATACTCATGA